CACAGGTATTTCAATCAGCATTAACTTTGCCGATTTATTTTGGATATTTAGGTGGCATGTTATAACTACTAGTGGTTTAAGATCGATTGATGATTTATTTAGCAACTGTTAGAAAACCCTAGATTGTTAACCCTAggaattcaaaattttgggcATTTAATAGTTAAGAAGTTTGTGTCGGGTGTGCTGTTATTGTTAATTCAGGAAGGATCTGTCTCGAAGGTGTAGCCACGAAAGCGCTGTTAGATTCTGGAGCTACACATTACTTTATTTTCTAATCTTTTGCGAGATGTCTGAAGGTCACACTCGAGCAGTTGTGTTTGGGATTTAGAGTTATGGTGCCATCGGGAGAGAAGATGCTTTCGTCTAGTGTGGTTCGTGATGTAGAGCTCGAGATGCAAGGACATCTCGTTCGAGCTGATCTTATTGTACTTCTTATGCTCGAGTTCGAAATTATTTTTGGTATGGATTGGTTGGCAGGAAATGGAGCTTCGATCGACTTCTGTCGGAAGACCGTATCTACTAATCCAGTCGGCGGGGAGTCATTCATATTTGAGGTAGGTCGAAGCAGTCTTGTGCCGCGCATCATCTCTTGATTGCGCGCCAGGAAGTTGATGATTAAGGGATGTCAAGCTTTCCTGGCTAGTGTTATCTCGATTCCTGACACAGCTAATCGGTCTATGGAGGAGGTGGAGATAGTTAGGAATTCTCCGATGTTTTTCTTGAAGACATGACCGGCGTTCCACCAacgagagaggtggagttttctatcgagctaATGCCGGGTACCGGGCCAATTTCTAAGGTACCTTATTGTCTTGCACCTACAGGATAAAGAGCTAAAAGATTAGATTAAGGAGTTcttagacaagggttttattcgtcTGAGTTcatctccatggggcgcgccagttcTCTTTATGTAGAAAAAAGATGGTAGTCTGAAACTCTGTATCAattaccgagagttgaacagaGTGACCATGAAGAACAAGTATCTGTTGCCGAGGATCGAAGACCTATTtaatcagttgcaaggagcttcggtgttctcgaagatagatcttcgttccGGCAATAATCAGTTGAAAATCAAAGAAGCGGACATTCATAAGACGGCCTTCAGAACTCGTTATGGACACTACGATTTTCttgtgatgccatttgggttgacaaATGCCCCAacaatcttcatggatctcaagAATTGCGTATTTCAACCATATTTGGTTCAGTTTATTAtcgtgttcattgacgacattctgaTCTATTAGAGAAATCATGAGTAGCAAAGTCAACATttgacactacaagaaaaaacagtttcaacaacacatcaaatacaacggtttttattaaaactgttgtctttttacttttaacaacggttttaacaaaaaccgttgtcgtagcctaaaaaaatccgctcaaaaacaatagtttctttaaaaccgttgtctttgatatatctacgacaacggtttttaaaaaccgctGTTTATGAGAGTTTTtttgctacgacaacggtttttaaaaaccgttgcctATGAgctttttttttgggctacgacaacggtttttaaacagttgtctattagcgtttttcttaaAGCTAACCATTGTCTTACAActggtttttttataaatttgttgtcaatattacatTTTGCAACAGTTGAAGCAAAATCtttcgctaaaattagcgaaggTTGTactattccgtcgctaatttaaaacttgcgacggttaaagtataaccgtcgctaattttagcgacggttttacgcaaaaccgtcgccgatttaaattttgcgacggttttgtaaaaagtgtcgctaacattagcgacggtttttgtataaccgtcgcaaattttagcgacggttttaataaaaccgtCACCAAAAGTATCGACGGTTTAGCCTTAACCgttgctatatttagcgacggttcttaATAACCGTTGCTACATATAGCGACGGTTcttgtaaaagcgtcgctacTTTTAAATCGACGACAGTTAGAAAATTAACCGTcactattagcgacggtaagtcaaaatcgtcgcaaactgtctataaatatccccatcctcggtccattttctaccacaccacttcacaacacttaaaatttttctcccttacacaattttagtttcgaattaagaaaaaaaatttctctttaaattttaataaatttttaaaatcaagaatatagttagcatagtaagattgtgagtttttttttatatttattaaaatattaaaagtgaatttttattattttactgaaaaaattagcgacgaaaagCATAACAAACCGtcgttaaaattagcgacgatgtttataaaacaccgtcgctacttttagtGACGGTTCATTAAACCGTTGctatgtagcgacggtttaacattaagcccgtcgctacttttagcgacaTTTTAGGATGATGTCCATCGTTAAtaaatttgcgacagttttttaaaaaccgtcgcaaattttagctaccacatcactccaaaatcgttgtcttttagcgaatgctttaaccacaggacctttaacaacggttttacatacctacgacaacggtttttcaccgtcgtctttagacgtctacgacaacagtttttcaccgttgtctttgtgcacaccctttaaccacagggcttttaacaacggttttatttgacctacgacaatggtttttaatcgtcttttgcctttttttgtAGTGTGAGGACAACAATGTAGGTGCTTCGAGATCGAAATTTGTTtgccaagttcagcaagtgtgagttctggatggagaaagtggcgttcttaggccacattatttCGAGGGATGGAGTAAAGGTCGACCCGTCTAAGTTCGAAGCTGTGAAGGAGTGGTATGTGCCTAGGAATGTatccgagattcgcagttttctaGGCCTGACTGGTTATTATCAGAAGTTTATCAAGGGATTTTCGTCTATTGTAGTGCCCTTGGCAACTCTGACGAAGAAAAATGTATAGTTTTTGTGGAGTGCCGAGTGTCAGAGCAgttttgagaagttgaagcaAGCACTTACTGTAGCACCAGTTCTAGTCTACCTGGAAAGGGAATTATGTGCTATATACTGATGCTCCGAAGCTCGGTTTAGGTGCCGTGCTGATGCAAAATGAAAGGGTGATCGCCTATGTGTCAAGACAgctgaagattcatgagaagaactatccgACGCACGACCTTAAATTAGCTGCAGttgtttttgcattgaagatctggagacattacttgtacgGTGATAAATGTAAGATTTTCACTAttcacaagagcctcaagtactgaTTTTCACTAttcacaagagcctcaagtatttttttactcagaaggagctgaacatgaggcAGAGGTGATGTTTCGAGTTAGTTAAGGACTATGATTATGACTTTAGCTACCATCCGAGTAAAACTAATGTGGTGGCCGATGTATTGAGCAGAAAGACAGCAGTAGTAGGCCATCTAGCAGTACAGAAACCTCAGAGGTTCAGCCTGGAGATTTATGCTATTGACCACACACTGAGATTATATACTTTGACGGTGCAGTCCACTCTGAGTGACCGCATTCGTACTGGacagtctactgatgagcagCTACTGAAGTGAAAGAGAAGGGACGAATCGAAGGGCAGTACATTATATTCGGTGTGGGATGGCATGGTCAGATATAAGGGCCGTTTATGGGTGCCTAGTGGTTATTCTTTGAGAGTCGAGATTATGATAGAGGCACATGCTTCGTCGTACTCTATCAacccagggagtacgaagatgtacaaagacctacATTTACTCTATTGGTGGCCGGCTATGAAGAGGAACATTCGGAAGTTTGTGTCcaaatgcctcacttgtcagcagatgaaggcagagcatcagagacctgtGGGGTTGATGAGGCTGCTCCCTACtctcgagtggaagtgggagaatattactatggacttTGTAGTTGGTTTGCAATAACAGTGAAGGACTGCAATGCTATATGCATGATCGTGGATCGTCTGAATAAATCAGAGCATTTCCTGTCAGTGAAGATGACATACTCTTTGTCGCAATATGCCGAactgtatattcgagagatattCAGACTTGATGGGATTCCATTGTCTATtatatctgacagagatccgcatTTTACTTcatcattctggaagagtctttATTCCGCCATGGGGACCAAGCTGTTGTTTAGTACGGCCTTTAATCCGCAGACTGACGGTCAATCGGATAGGGTGATCCAGATTTTGAGGACTTGTTACAGGCTGGtgtgatcgacttccagggTAGTTGGGAGCCGAAGCTGCcgctagtggagtttacctataacaatagctatcagtcgtctataggtatgacTCTCTACGAGGGTCTTTACAGAAAAAAGTGTAGGTCACCGATCCAATGGGATGAGGTCGGAGAGAGAGCCGAGATTGGGCTGGATTTTGTTCAACAGACTGTGGCTTTGgtagtcaagatccgagataggatgaagatgGCGCATAgtagacagaagagctatgcagacaAGAGGAAGAAAGACCTCGAGTTTTTCATTGGAGATCACGTCTTTGtcaagatagcacccatgaatgGAGTTATGCGGTTCGGGAAAAAGGGTAAGCTCAGTCTGAGGTTTATTGGACAGTTTGAGATCTGGGAAAGGGTGGGAGCATTGGCATACAAGGTGGCCTTAC
This sequence is a window from Primulina huaijiensis isolate GDHJ02 chromosome 13, ASM1229523v2, whole genome shotgun sequence. Protein-coding genes within it:
- the LOC140991895 gene encoding uncharacterized protein: MVPSGEKMLSSSVVRDVELEMQGHLVRADLIVLLMLEFEIIFGMDWLAGNGASIDFCRKTVSTNPVGGESFIFELGLGAVLMQNERVIAYVSRQLKIHEKNYPTHDLKLAAVVFALKIWRHYLYGDKCKIFTIHKSLKEYEDVQRPTFTLLVAGYEEEHSEVCVQMPHLSADEGRASETCGVDEAAPYSRVEVGEYYYGLCSWFAITVKDCNAICMIVDRLNKSEHFLSVKMTYSLSQYAELYIREIFRLDGIPLSIISDRDPHFTSSFWKSLYSAMGTKLLFSTAFNPQTDGQSDRVIQILRTCYRLV